The following proteins come from a genomic window of Sorex araneus isolate mSorAra2 chromosome 1, mSorAra2.pri, whole genome shotgun sequence:
- the KCNJ3 gene encoding G protein-activated inward rectifier potassium channel 1 isoform X2: MSALRRKFGDDYQVVTTSSSGSGLQPQGPGQGPQQQLVPKKKRQRFVDKNGRCNVQHGNLGSETSRYLSDLFTTLVDLKWRWNLFIFILTYTVAWLFMASMWWVIAYSRGDLNKAHVGNYTPCVANVYNFPSAFLFFIETEATIGYGYRYITDKCPEGIILFLFQSILGSIVDAFLIGCMFIKMSQPKKRAETLMFSEHAVISMRDGKLTLMFRVGNLRNSHMVSAQIRCKLLKSRQTPEGEFLPLDQLELDVGFSTGADQLFLVSPLTICHVIDAKSPFYDLSQRSMQSEQFEIVVILEGIVETTDKYLNACCMLIV, encoded by the exons ATGTCTGCACTCCGAAGGAAATTTGGGGACGATTACCAGGTAGTGACCACCTCGTCCAGTGGCTCGGGCTTGCAGCCCCAGGGGCCGGGCCAGGGCCCACAGCAGCAGCTGGTGCCCAAGAAAAAGCGGCAGCGGTTCGTGGACAAGAACGGCCGGTGCAATGTGCAGCACGGCAACCTGGGCAGCGAGACCAGCCGCTACCTCTCGGATCTCTTCACCACCTTGGTGGACCTCAAGTGGCGCTGGAACCTCTTCATCTTCATCCTCACCTACACGGTGGCCTGGCTCTTCATGGCGTCCATGTGGTGGGTGATCGCCTATTCCCGGGGCGACCTGAACAAAGCCCACGTCGGCAACTACACGCCCTGCGTGGCCAACGTCTACAACTTTCCCTCtgccttcctcttcttcatcgAGACCGAGGCCACCATCGGCTACGGCTACCGCTACATCACCGACAAGTGTCCCGAGGGCatcatcctcttcctcttccagtCCATCCTTGGCTCCATCGTGGACGCCTTCCTCATCGGCTGCATGTTCATCAAGATGTCCCAGCCCAAGAAACGCGCGGAGACCCTCATGTTCAGCGAGCACGCGGTCATCTCCATGAGGGACGGCAAACTCACGCTCATGTTCCGGGTGGGCAACCTGCGGAACAGCCACATGGTCTCGGCACAGATCCGCTGCAAACTGCTCAAA TCTCGGCAGACACCTGAGGGTGAATTCCTTCCCCTTGACCAACTCGAACTGGATGTAGGTTTTAGTACTGGAGCAGATCAACTTTTTCTTGTTTCTCCCCTCACGATTTGTCACGTGATTGATGCCAAAAGTCCCTTTTATGACCTATCCCAGCGAAGCATGCAAAGTGAACAGTTCGAAATTGTCGTCATCCTCGAAGGCATTGTGGAAACAACAG ACAAGTATTTGAATGCCTGCTGTATGCTTATAGTATGA
- the KCNJ3 gene encoding G protein-activated inward rectifier potassium channel 1 isoform X3 codes for MSALRRKFGDDYQVVTTSSSGSGLQPQGPGQGPQQQLVPKKKRQRFVDKNGRCNVQHGNLGSETSRYLSDLFTTLVDLKWRWNLFIFILTYTVAWLFMASMWWVIAYSRGDLNKAHVGNYTPCVANVYNFPSAFLFFIETEATIGYGYRYITDKCPEGIILFLFQSILGSIVDAFLIGCMFIKMSQPKKRAETLMFSEHAVISMRDGKLTLMFRVGNLRNSHMVSAQIRCKLLKSRQTPEGEFLPLDQLELDVGFSTGADQLFLVSPLTICHVIDAKSPFYDLSQRSMQSEQFEIVVILEGIVETTGNRKLTSD; via the exons ATGTCTGCACTCCGAAGGAAATTTGGGGACGATTACCAGGTAGTGACCACCTCGTCCAGTGGCTCGGGCTTGCAGCCCCAGGGGCCGGGCCAGGGCCCACAGCAGCAGCTGGTGCCCAAGAAAAAGCGGCAGCGGTTCGTGGACAAGAACGGCCGGTGCAATGTGCAGCACGGCAACCTGGGCAGCGAGACCAGCCGCTACCTCTCGGATCTCTTCACCACCTTGGTGGACCTCAAGTGGCGCTGGAACCTCTTCATCTTCATCCTCACCTACACGGTGGCCTGGCTCTTCATGGCGTCCATGTGGTGGGTGATCGCCTATTCCCGGGGCGACCTGAACAAAGCCCACGTCGGCAACTACACGCCCTGCGTGGCCAACGTCTACAACTTTCCCTCtgccttcctcttcttcatcgAGACCGAGGCCACCATCGGCTACGGCTACCGCTACATCACCGACAAGTGTCCCGAGGGCatcatcctcttcctcttccagtCCATCCTTGGCTCCATCGTGGACGCCTTCCTCATCGGCTGCATGTTCATCAAGATGTCCCAGCCCAAGAAACGCGCGGAGACCCTCATGTTCAGCGAGCACGCGGTCATCTCCATGAGGGACGGCAAACTCACGCTCATGTTCCGGGTGGGCAACCTGCGGAACAGCCACATGGTCTCGGCACAGATCCGCTGCAAACTGCTCAAA TCTCGGCAGACACCTGAGGGTGAATTCCTTCCCCTTGACCAACTCGAACTGGATGTAGGTTTTAGTACTGGAGCAGATCAACTTTTTCTTGTTTCTCCCCTCACGATTTGTCACGTGATTGATGCCAAAAGTCCCTTTTATGACCTATCCCAGCGAAGCATGCAAAGTGAACAGTTCGAAATTGTCGTCATCCTCGAAGGCATTGTGGAAACAACAG